The Rhizobium sp. BT03 genome has a window encoding:
- a CDS encoding ABC transporter permease, whose protein sequence is MSLQALKDISILNAENRNAASLDVDDHADGSGQHVRLRGNWRSAYIHLVLRDFEKLLHQKAGDLTIDLCDISDIDTAGIWLLCRLKKEEEAAGRTVRFEGTNPHIDEMLAMFSEEPAKPEPEQQEKVSLVARIFAPVGKMTYDLWDNFAASMYILGSAVRGAQMKFGRGSGVSPASIVNQIDHMGVRAVPIILLMSFLIGAIIAQQGAFQLRYFGAEVFVVDLVGILQLREIGVLLTSIMIAGRSGSAITAEIGSMKMREEIDALKVMGLNPIGVLIFPRLVALTIALPLLTVLANFASLAGAAAVAWGYSGITFSNFLSRLHEAVTLSTVLSGMIKAPFMALVIGIVAAVEGLKVGGSAESLGQHVTAAVVKAIFVVILMDGLFAMFYAAIDF, encoded by the coding sequence ATGTCGCTGCAAGCCTTGAAAGACATAAGTATCTTGAACGCCGAGAATCGCAACGCTGCCTCGCTTGACGTGGACGACCATGCCGATGGCTCGGGGCAGCATGTGCGTCTCCGCGGCAACTGGCGCAGCGCCTACATCCATCTCGTGCTGCGCGATTTCGAAAAGCTCCTTCATCAGAAGGCCGGCGACCTGACGATCGACCTCTGTGATATTTCGGATATCGATACCGCCGGAATTTGGCTGCTGTGCCGGCTGAAGAAGGAAGAGGAGGCGGCTGGACGGACGGTTCGCTTCGAAGGCACCAATCCGCATATCGACGAAATGCTGGCGATGTTTTCCGAGGAACCGGCCAAACCCGAGCCGGAGCAGCAGGAGAAGGTCTCGCTTGTCGCGCGCATTTTCGCGCCTGTGGGCAAGATGACCTATGACCTCTGGGATAATTTCGCCGCCTCCATGTATATCCTCGGCTCGGCGGTGCGCGGAGCGCAGATGAAGTTCGGTCGCGGCAGCGGCGTTTCGCCGGCCTCGATCGTCAACCAGATCGACCATATGGGCGTTCGCGCCGTTCCGATCATCCTGCTGATGTCGTTTCTGATCGGGGCGATCATTGCCCAGCAGGGCGCCTTCCAGCTGCGCTACTTCGGCGCCGAGGTCTTCGTCGTCGATCTCGTCGGCATTTTGCAATTGCGCGAAATCGGCGTGCTGCTGACGTCGATCATGATCGCCGGCCGGTCAGGCAGCGCGATCACAGCCGAAATCGGCTCGATGAAGATGCGCGAGGAGATCGACGCGCTGAAAGTGATGGGGCTGAACCCGATCGGCGTGCTGATCTTCCCGCGGCTGGTGGCGCTGACCATTGCGCTGCCGCTTTTGACGGTGCTGGCGAATTTCGCCTCGCTCGCCGGTGCGGCGGCCGTCGCCTGGGGTTATTCGGGCATCACCTTCTCCAACTTCCTGTCGCGCCTGCACGAGGCGGTGACGCTGTCGACGGTACTCTCCGGCATGATCAAGGCGCCGTTCATGGCGCTGGTCATCGGCATCGTCGCCGCCGTCGAAGGGCTGAAGGTCGGCGGCAGTGCGGAATCGCTCGGCCAGCATGTGACCGCCGCGGTGGTGAAGGCGATTTTCGTGGTCATCCTGATGGACGGGCTTTTTGCGATGTTCTATGCAGCGATCGACTTTTAG
- a CDS encoding cysteine hydrolase family protein: MTQALLIIDVQNAILSGKASPERQPRIDSALDETVARLAALQEKARQAGAPVVLVQHDGDSGHRLAVGTPGWALRQEIAPEPGEVVVRKKSADSFFETDLAERLNERSVTHLVIGGCMSQFCVDTTVRRAVSLGFDVTLIADGHTTGDTATLTFSEIVAHHNETLDGFDAGKATVQIRPAADIAFS; the protein is encoded by the coding sequence ATGACCCAGGCGCTTCTGATCATCGACGTGCAGAATGCGATCCTCTCCGGAAAAGCCTCACCGGAGCGGCAGCCTCGGATTGATAGCGCACTCGACGAGACCGTCGCGCGGCTGGCCGCGCTTCAAGAAAAAGCCCGGCAGGCGGGCGCGCCGGTCGTGCTGGTTCAACATGACGGCGATAGCGGCCATCGACTGGCCGTCGGCACGCCGGGATGGGCGCTACGCCAGGAGATTGCGCCGGAACCAGGCGAGGTCGTCGTGCGCAAGAAAAGCGCCGACTCCTTCTTCGAAACCGACCTTGCCGAACGCCTGAACGAACGCTCGGTCACCCACCTCGTCATCGGCGGCTGCATGTCGCAATTCTGCGTCGACACGACGGTCAGGCGCGCCGTGTCGCTCGGATTTGACGTGACGCTGATTGCCGACGGTCATACCACCGGCGATACGGCGACCCTCACCTTCTCCGAGATTGTCGCCCATCACAATGAAACGCTCGACGGTTTCGATGCGGGCAAGGCGACGGTGCAGATCCGCCCCGCCGCCGACATTGCCTTTTCTTAA
- a CDS encoding AAA family ATPase: protein MLIIFGGLPGCGKTTLARALAKRLGAVHVRVDTIEQAIRASGDPSRDVGPAGYVVAYGVAEDNLTLGSVVIADSVNPLDITRDAWLAVAARSGVTAVEVEVICSDKIEHRRRAETRKTDVEGLVKPTWQQIVEHVYEDWGQGPIVVDTAAKNVQEIVDALIVRLGN from the coding sequence ATGCTGATTATCTTTGGCGGTCTGCCGGGGTGCGGAAAAACGACTCTTGCCCGCGCGCTCGCGAAACGGCTGGGAGCCGTACATGTGAGGGTCGACACGATCGAGCAGGCGATCAGAGCCTCGGGTGACCCTTCAAGAGACGTCGGCCCGGCAGGTTATGTCGTCGCCTATGGGGTTGCCGAGGACAACCTGACGCTCGGCAGCGTGGTGATCGCGGACTCGGTCAATCCGCTTGACATAACCCGCGACGCCTGGCTGGCGGTGGCAGCACGGTCTGGAGTGACCGCGGTCGAGGTCGAGGTGATCTGCTCCGACAAGATCGAGCACCGCCGCCGGGCCGAGACGCGTAAGACCGATGTCGAAGGTCTTGTCAAACCGACATGGCAGCAAATCGTCGAGCACGTCTATGAAGACTGGGGGCAGGGGCCGATCGTTGTCGATACGGCCGCGAAGAACGTGCAAGAGATCGTCGATGCGCTGATCGTCAGGCTGGGGAATTGA
- a CDS encoding 2Fe-2S iron-sulfur cluster-binding protein, with product MPKLTIVAFDGTRFDLDVDQGSTVMENAVRNSVPGIEAECGGACACATCHVYVDEAWTEQVGQPEAMEEDMLDFAFDVRPNSRLSCQIRMKAVYDGLVVHVPERQA from the coding sequence ATGCCCAAACTTACCATCGTCGCCTTCGACGGCACGCGCTTCGACCTCGACGTCGACCAAGGCTCCACCGTCATGGAGAATGCCGTGCGCAATTCGGTGCCCGGCATCGAGGCTGAATGCGGCGGCGCCTGCGCCTGCGCGACCTGTCATGTCTACGTCGACGAGGCATGGACCGAGCAGGTCGGCCAGCCGGAAGCGATGGAAGAGGATATGCTCGACTTCGCCTTCGACGTGCGCCCGAACTCGCGGCTGTCCTGTCAGATCCGCATGAAGGCTGTCTATGACGGCCTCGTGGTGCACGTGCCGGAACGCCAGGCTTAA
- a CDS encoding DUF922 domain-containing Zn-dependent protease yields the protein MPLAVRYMVLPLAFSIALSVCSPVQAEVIASKSYSYFDIRGKTADELDRELSRRGPTSSGSSARHPGATKIRFGGEATYIQDNGRCRVGNVKVTVHTQIILPRWNSRKGASRELSVIWDALSSDIKRHEERHAEIARDQARAMERAIRALPQQRSCEAMQELVSGESARGIEEHDRQQARFDRVEAVNFQKRMLRLLNNRINGRAGAK from the coding sequence ATGCCGCTTGCAGTGCGTTATATGGTCCTTCCTCTCGCCTTTTCCATTGCTCTTTCGGTCTGCAGCCCAGTGCAAGCAGAAGTGATTGCATCGAAAAGCTATTCCTATTTCGACATTCGCGGCAAAACCGCGGATGAGCTCGACCGCGAACTCAGCCGTCGCGGCCCGACGTCGAGCGGTTCCTCGGCGCGCCATCCCGGCGCAACGAAGATCCGCTTCGGTGGTGAAGCCACCTATATCCAGGATAACGGCCGCTGCCGCGTCGGCAACGTCAAGGTCACGGTCCACACCCAGATCATCCTGCCGCGCTGGAACAGCCGCAAGGGCGCCAGCAGGGAGCTGTCGGTGATCTGGGACGCCCTGTCGAGCGATATCAAGCGCCACGAGGAACGCCATGCCGAAATCGCCCGCGATCAGGCCCGCGCCATGGAACGCGCCATCCGCGCCCTGCCGCAGCAGCGCAGCTGCGAGGCCATGCAGGAACTCGTCTCGGGCGAATCAGCTCGCGGTATAGAGGAGCACGATCGGCAGCAGGCGCGATTCGACCGTGTCGAGGCGGTCAATTTCCAGAAGCGCATGCTGAGATTGCTGAACAATCGAATCAACGGCCGAGCCGGCGCAAAATAA
- a CDS encoding D-alanyl-D-alanine carboxypeptidase family protein gives MTKTTSRLLATALSSAVLMGAFTQAQAGQASFVVDAQSGQVLEASNQDDLNYPASLTKMMTLYLAFEALHEGRLNWDQKLTMSENAESKEPFKLAVGAGRQVTLREAVESIVVLSANDSAVAIAEQLGGSELAFAKAMTDKAHQLGMKDTVFKNPSGLPDPEQVTTARDMATLGLSLMRDFPEEFKLFSMRGFQFRGMKLRGHNNLMYRYDGVDGIKTGYTDASGYNVVTSALKDGRRVVGVVMGEKTASLRDDKMAGLLDSTLSSSSSATASTTPSNQPGAMMTDTQPTK, from the coding sequence ATGACCAAGACGACCTCCCGGCTCCTTGCCACCGCGCTCTCTTCCGCCGTACTGATGGGCGCATTCACCCAGGCTCAAGCCGGCCAGGCAAGCTTCGTCGTCGATGCGCAGTCCGGCCAGGTTCTCGAAGCCTCCAATCAGGACGATCTGAACTATCCGGCGTCACTGACCAAGATGATGACGCTCTATCTCGCCTTCGAGGCCCTGCATGAGGGGCGCCTCAACTGGGACCAGAAGCTGACCATGTCGGAAAATGCCGAGAGCAAGGAGCCCTTCAAGCTCGCCGTCGGCGCCGGGCGCCAGGTGACGCTGCGCGAAGCGGTCGAAAGCATCGTCGTTTTGTCTGCCAACGACTCTGCCGTGGCGATCGCCGAGCAGCTCGGCGGCTCCGAGCTGGCTTTCGCAAAAGCGATGACGGACAAGGCGCACCAGCTCGGCATGAAGGATACGGTCTTCAAGAATCCCTCGGGCCTCCCCGATCCGGAGCAGGTCACCACGGCGCGGGATATGGCAACCCTCGGCCTCTCGCTGATGCGGGATTTCCCCGAGGAGTTCAAGCTCTTCTCCATGCGCGGCTTTCAGTTCCGCGGCATGAAGCTGCGCGGTCACAACAATCTGATGTATCGCTATGACGGCGTCGACGGCATCAAGACCGGCTATACCGATGCATCCGGCTATAATGTCGTGACGTCGGCGCTGAAGGATGGCCGCCGCGTCGTCGGCGTGGTCATGGGCGAAAAGACAGCGAGCCTGCGCGACGACAAGATGGCAGGCCTGCTCGACAGCACCCTGTCTTCCTCATCGAGCGCGACAGCTTCGACAACGCCGAGCAACCAGCCGGGAGCGATGATGACGGATACGCAGCCGACGAAGTAG
- a CDS encoding aminoacyl--tRNA ligase-related protein produces MLNLYHVNSLVHWEEREIHLRDHMIGFFSQEVRSFLRSVNPAWDVRRVEAPALMPRALVSNAYSNADIWVQEQLSAGDTALVLRPETTPSTYAYMQHILGNHSKTRLPLCVWQAGRSYRREQEQATKHMRLKEFWQLEFQCAFTADSGNDYHAACLEPVRRMIASLIHLPTRVVPSDRLPAYSEVTMDIEVDNGDKWMEVCSISRRTDFPQRYRSQPKKGAAIDHDVLVLEIAIGLDRCVYNWGIAADR; encoded by the coding sequence GTGCTCAATCTTTATCATGTCAATTCGCTCGTCCATTGGGAGGAGCGCGAAATTCATCTGCGCGATCATATGATCGGCTTCTTCTCGCAGGAGGTCCGCAGCTTTCTCAGATCGGTCAATCCCGCCTGGGATGTCAGGAGGGTCGAGGCGCCGGCGCTGATGCCGCGGGCGCTGGTTTCCAACGCCTATTCGAATGCCGATATCTGGGTCCAGGAACAGCTTTCCGCCGGCGATACCGCGCTGGTGCTGAGGCCTGAGACCACGCCATCGACCTATGCCTATATGCAGCATATTCTCGGCAATCACTCGAAGACGCGGCTGCCGCTTTGCGTCTGGCAGGCCGGCCGGTCCTATCGCCGCGAGCAGGAGCAGGCGACCAAACACATGCGGCTGAAAGAGTTCTGGCAGCTCGAATTCCAATGCGCCTTCACGGCCGACAGCGGCAACGACTATCACGCCGCCTGCCTCGAACCGGTGCGCCGCATGATTGCCTCGCTCATCCATCTGCCGACGCGAGTCGTGCCTTCCGACCGGTTGCCCGCCTACTCCGAGGTGACGATGGATATCGAGGTCGACAATGGCGACAAGTGGATGGAGGTCTGCTCGATTTCGCGGCGCACCGATTTTCCGCAGCGTTACCGGTCGCAACCGAAGAAGGGAGCGGCCATCGATCACGACGTCCTCGTGCTGGAAATCGCGATCGGCCTCGATCGATGCGTCTACAATTGGGGCATAGCGGCCGATCGGTGA
- a CDS encoding Hpt domain-containing protein has product MAAQMAALNIVFEAPDNAKGPCPSKVRPIDLVHLAKQTMGDKSLEIEVLQMFARQARACLQDIASGETIRVGAAAHRLKGAASSVGAFRVSQTAEAVEETGGDAGSTAALGAAVIDAENFILKLCRG; this is encoded by the coding sequence ATGGCAGCTCAGATGGCAGCATTGAACATCGTATTCGAGGCGCCGGATAATGCAAAGGGACCCTGTCCCTCGAAGGTTCGGCCGATCGATCTCGTCCATCTCGCCAAGCAGACGATGGGCGACAAGTCGCTGGAAATCGAAGTCCTTCAGATGTTTGCGCGCCAGGCTCGCGCATGTCTGCAGGATATTGCCAGCGGCGAAACCATCCGCGTCGGCGCGGCCGCGCACCGCCTGAAGGGCGCGGCAAGCTCGGTCGGCGCCTTCCGCGTGTCGCAGACGGCCGAGGCCGTCGAGGAAACCGGCGGTGACGCCGGGTCAACGGCTGCGCTCGGTGCCGCCGTCATCGACGCCGAGAATTTCATCCTGAAACTCTGCCGCGGCTGA
- a CDS encoding MlaD family protein has protein sequence METKANYTIVGFFTVLVIAAAFGFVYWMAEYGRGGPMTELIVRIPGSANGLSVGSPVRFNGIQIGSVQTLSIDADDPQYSLAFTQVRTDAPIYPSTKAALEIQGLTGAAYIELSGGRKGEESILQHAIDNGKRAVIVADQSSVTNLLATADKILDRANDAVGELQGFIEDSRAPLTQTFKNAETFSDALAKNSGNIDAFLQSVGELSNTVKAVSGRVDSTLQAVESLVKAVDAQKIDNIVSNAEKITANVADASGDLKGAIQKFDQTATTFNDFGKQAQATLDRVDTLVAQIDPAKVKGSVDDIAQATKDARAAVASIRDVANTVSSRQKDIDQTIQDVSQLANKLNSASTRIDGILIKVDALLGTDNTQSMFAQARETLESFKKVADNLNARIGPIADNLQKFSSGGLRDVQTLVNDMRGTVNNLNDTITNFDRNPQRLIFGGDTVKQYDGRTRR, from the coding sequence ATGGAAACCAAAGCCAATTACACGATTGTCGGTTTTTTCACGGTGCTGGTGATCGCGGCGGCCTTCGGCTTCGTCTACTGGATGGCCGAATATGGCCGCGGCGGCCCGATGACCGAGCTGATCGTGCGTATTCCGGGTTCGGCCAACGGCCTCAGTGTCGGCTCGCCGGTGCGTTTCAACGGCATTCAGATCGGCTCGGTGCAGACGCTGTCGATCGATGCGGACGATCCGCAATATTCGCTGGCCTTCACCCAGGTGCGCACCGACGCGCCGATCTACCCCTCAACCAAGGCCGCCCTTGAAATTCAGGGCCTGACGGGGGCCGCCTATATCGAACTTTCCGGCGGCCGCAAGGGCGAGGAAAGCATCCTCCAGCACGCGATCGACAACGGCAAACGCGCCGTCATCGTCGCCGACCAGTCGAGCGTCACCAATCTTCTCGCCACCGCCGACAAGATCCTCGATCGCGCCAACGACGCGGTCGGCGAACTTCAGGGATTCATCGAAGATTCACGCGCGCCCCTGACCCAGACGTTCAAGAATGCCGAGACCTTCTCGGATGCGCTTGCCAAGAATTCCGGCAATATCGATGCCTTCCTGCAGAGCGTCGGTGAGCTTTCGAATACGGTGAAGGCGGTTTCGGGCCGTGTCGATTCGACGCTTCAAGCGGTGGAATCGCTGGTCAAGGCGGTCGACGCGCAGAAGATCGACAACATCGTCTCCAACGCCGAGAAGATCACCGCCAATGTCGCCGATGCCTCCGGCGACCTGAAGGGGGCGATTCAGAAGTTCGACCAGACGGCCACCACCTTCAACGATTTCGGCAAGCAGGCCCAGGCGACGCTCGACCGCGTCGATACGCTCGTCGCCCAGATCGACCCGGCCAAGGTGAAGGGCTCTGTCGACGACATTGCGCAGGCGACCAAGGATGCACGTGCTGCGGTCGCCTCGATCCGCGATGTCGCCAACACGGTTTCGTCGCGCCAGAAAGATATCGACCAGACGATTCAGGACGTCTCGCAGCTTGCCAACAAGCTGAATTCGGCCTCGACCCGCATCGACGGCATCCTCATCAAAGTCGATGCGCTGCTCGGAACAGACAATACGCAATCGATGTTCGCGCAAGCGCGCGAGACGCTGGAATCCTTCAAGAAGGTTGCCGACAACCTGAATGCGCGCATCGGGCCGATCGCCGACAATCTGCAGAAATTCTCCAGTGGCGGCTTGCGCGACGTGCAGACGCTCGTCAACGACATGCGCGGAACCGTGAATAATCTGAACGATACGATCACCAACTTCGACCGCAATCCGCAACGCCTGATCTTCGGCGGGGACACGGTCAAGCAATATGACGGCCGGACGCGGCGTTAA
- a CDS encoding ABC-type transport auxiliary lipoprotein family protein gives MVASHLLSRRSWIRGTVIALPLTALILSGCGTAAKNDTYDLSATVDGDGPAAKSRQILIAPPTALSALGSEQIVIRVGPSEIQYLSRAQWGDKLPRMVQSKLVEAFENSGKLGGVGMPGQGLAIDYQVVTDIRSFEIDASNGNQAVVEISAKILNDRNGSVRAQKVFRATAPAGGDNDGFVKSLDRAFSTVASEIVSWTLRSI, from the coding sequence ATGGTCGCATCGCATCTGTTGTCGCGCCGTTCTTGGATCAGGGGAACGGTGATCGCGCTGCCGCTGACGGCGCTGATCCTTTCCGGGTGCGGCACCGCGGCCAAGAACGATACCTATGATCTGTCGGCCACCGTCGACGGCGACGGACCGGCGGCCAAATCCCGCCAGATCCTCATCGCACCGCCAACGGCGCTGAGTGCGCTCGGCAGCGAGCAAATCGTCATCCGTGTTGGACCTTCGGAAATCCAGTATCTCTCGCGGGCGCAATGGGGCGACAAGCTGCCGCGCATGGTGCAGTCGAAGCTGGTGGAAGCCTTCGAGAACTCGGGCAAGCTCGGCGGCGTCGGCATGCCGGGCCAGGGACTGGCGATCGACTATCAGGTCGTCACCGATATCCGTTCCTTCGAGATCGATGCTTCGAACGGCAACCAGGCGGTGGTCGAAATCTCCGCCAAGATCCTCAACGACCGCAACGGCTCGGTGCGCGCCCAGAAGGTGTTCCGCGCCACGGCCCCGGCCGGCGGCGACAATGACGGGTTCGTCAAGAGCCTGGACCGCGCCTTCTCGACGGTTGCCTCCGAGATCGTCAGTTGGACGCTGCGTTCAATCTGA
- a CDS encoding sensor domain-containing diguanylate cyclase, with protein sequence MVVARVFGKSSSEAIQRDNERLAALQQLDLLDTPRDEGFERIVRLIKQIFSIDIGIVSLIDGHRQWYKACSGLSADEVSLEDTFCRCVVDCDEPVIVQDATKDARFSKHSAVTGEDHIRFYAGVPLRTKAGHMIGTVCAIDRRPRSFGSRDLGILEELAGAAMDRLELVQSAATDSLTEAMTRRAFKQEADQLISIALRHQHDLSCIAFDIDHFKQVNDTYGHAAGDAVLKAVASICKATLRAGDLFGRIGGEEFAVILPHVDREGAVAVAEKLRAAIAAQPIRGDHGALNVTASFGTSALSMVSKEIETLLAQADAAMYQAKHGGRNRCVSWSSIHADHAIGARRRVLKAGSILFNDRRSTIDCTVKSIGSESAGISVSNSAGIPSEFILAIKGEGFETNCRVIAQDRQHLEVAFR encoded by the coding sequence ATGGTGGTCGCACGCGTATTCGGAAAGTCGTCGTCGGAAGCGATCCAGCGCGATAACGAGCGCCTGGCTGCGCTGCAGCAGCTCGATCTCCTCGACACGCCGAGGGACGAAGGCTTCGAGCGGATCGTCCGCCTGATAAAGCAGATCTTTTCCATCGACATCGGCATCGTCTCCCTGATCGATGGGCATCGGCAGTGGTACAAGGCCTGTTCCGGCCTGTCGGCCGATGAGGTATCGCTCGAGGACACGTTCTGCCGCTGCGTCGTAGACTGTGACGAGCCTGTTATCGTACAGGATGCCACCAAGGACGCGCGCTTTTCAAAACATTCCGCGGTGACGGGCGAGGACCATATCCGCTTTTATGCCGGCGTGCCGTTGAGAACGAAGGCCGGGCATATGATCGGAACGGTCTGCGCGATCGATCGCCGGCCGAGATCGTTCGGCAGCAGAGACCTTGGCATTCTCGAGGAACTGGCGGGAGCGGCGATGGACCGTCTCGAACTCGTGCAGTCGGCCGCCACCGACAGTCTGACGGAGGCGATGACGCGGCGCGCTTTCAAGCAGGAAGCGGATCAACTCATTTCGATTGCTTTGCGGCACCAGCATGACCTGTCCTGCATCGCTTTCGATATCGACCATTTCAAGCAGGTGAACGATACCTATGGGCATGCCGCGGGAGATGCGGTTCTCAAGGCGGTAGCCTCGATTTGCAAAGCGACCCTTCGCGCCGGCGATCTGTTCGGGCGTATCGGCGGCGAGGAATTTGCCGTTATCCTGCCGCATGTCGATCGGGAAGGGGCTGTTGCCGTCGCCGAGAAACTCAGAGCCGCCATCGCCGCGCAGCCCATTCGCGGCGATCACGGCGCCTTGAACGTGACGGCGAGCTTCGGAACCTCGGCGCTCTCGATGGTCAGCAAGGAGATCGAGACCCTGCTAGCGCAGGCGGATGCTGCGATGTATCAGGCCAAACATGGCGGCCGGAACCGCTGCGTGTCATGGAGTTCTATCCATGCCGATCACGCCATCGGCGCGCGGCGGCGGGTGCTGAAGGCAGGTTCGATCCTCTTCAACGATCGGCGCTCGACCATCGACTGCACCGTCAAATCCATCGGCTCGGAAAGCGCCGGCATTTCGGTCTCCAATTCGGCCGGCATTCCTTCGGAATTCATCCTTGCCATCAAAGGTGAAGGGTTCGAAACGAACTGCCGGGTGATTGCGCAAGACCGGCAGCACCTGGAAGTGGCGTTCAGATAG
- a CDS encoding ABC transporter ATP-binding protein, which translates to MANRVEKPIETEDRNERDIVLSARDVTVGFGSKVVLDNLNLDIYRGEILGFVGASGTGKSVLMRTVLRLLPRRSGTIKILGQDFDELDEPQRNALDMRLGVLFQQGALFSSLTVKENIQVPMREYLDLPRSLMDELAHLKIRMVGLAADAADKYPSELSGGMIKRAALARALALDPELVFLDEPTSGLDPIGAAEFDELIANLRDSLGLTVYMVTHDLDSLFSVCDRIAVLGKKRVMVEGTIDDMLAYDDPWVQAYFKGKRARSIVPQNDGARHGSSGK; encoded by the coding sequence ATGGCGAATCGCGTGGAAAAACCGATCGAAACGGAAGACCGGAACGAGAGGGACATCGTGCTCTCGGCGCGCGACGTCACCGTCGGCTTCGGCTCCAAGGTCGTTCTCGACAATCTCAACCTCGATATCTATCGCGGCGAGATCCTCGGCTTCGTCGGCGCATCGGGCACCGGCAAATCGGTGCTGATGCGCACCGTGCTCCGGCTGCTGCCGCGCCGCTCCGGCACGATCAAGATCCTCGGCCAGGATTTCGACGAGCTCGACGAACCGCAGCGCAACGCGCTCGACATGCGGCTCGGTGTGCTGTTTCAGCAGGGGGCGCTGTTTTCGTCGCTGACGGTCAAGGAAAACATCCAGGTGCCGATGCGCGAATATCTCGACCTGCCGCGCTCGCTGATGGACGAACTGGCGCATCTGAAGATCCGCATGGTGGGTCTGGCCGCCGATGCCGCCGACAAATACCCGTCCGAATTGTCCGGCGGCATGATCAAGCGCGCCGCCCTTGCCCGGGCGCTGGCACTCGATCCCGAACTCGTCTTCCTGGACGAACCGACCTCTGGTCTCGACCCGATCGGCGCGGCCGAATTCGATGAACTGATCGCCAACCTGCGCGATAGTCTGGGACTGACCGTGTATATGGTCACGCATGACCTCGACAGCCTGTTCTCGGTCTGCGACCGTATTGCCGTGCTCGGAAAGAAACGGGTAATGGTGGAAGGCACGATCGACGACATGCTGGCCTATGACGATCCGTGGGTGCAGGCCTATTTCAAAGGTAAGCGGGCACGCTCGATCGTGCCGCAGAATGATGGCGCGCGGCACGGCAGCAGCGGGAAGTGA
- the dgcA gene encoding N-acetyl-D-Glu racemase DgcA, with translation MPRTLDIQMNSFPIAGTFTISRGAKTEAEVISCTLTECGARGHGECVPYRRYGETMESVFAQIEAARPLIEAGISRGDLLSAMPPGAARNAVDCALWDLEAKRTGESVAARLGLAELKPLTTAYTISLGEPEVMAAQAREHAGRALLKVKVGTGDDESRIRAVRAAAPDATIILDANEGWPEAVLERHLHIAAQAGVALVEQPLPAGRDALLAEIRRPLLVCADESVHHTGDLASLADRYDAINIKLDKTGGLTEALVMKAEAERLGFSIMIGCMVGTSLAMAPAVLLAQNADFVDLDGPLLLARDREPGLRYAASLVFPPESMLWG, from the coding sequence ATGCCGCGCACCCTTGATATCCAGATGAATTCCTTTCCGATTGCCGGGACCTTCACCATCTCGCGCGGCGCTAAGACCGAGGCCGAGGTGATCAGCTGCACGCTCACCGAATGCGGTGCGCGAGGGCATGGCGAATGCGTGCCCTATCGCCGTTATGGCGAGACCATGGAGAGCGTTTTCGCCCAGATCGAGGCCGCCCGCCCGCTGATCGAGGCCGGCATCTCGCGCGGCGACCTGCTCTCGGCGATGCCGCCCGGCGCTGCCCGCAACGCCGTCGATTGCGCCCTCTGGGACCTGGAAGCGAAACGCACCGGTGAAAGCGTGGCGGCTCGTCTCGGCCTTGCCGAACTGAAGCCGCTCACCACCGCTTACACCATCTCGCTTGGCGAACCGGAGGTGATGGCCGCCCAGGCGCGCGAACATGCCGGCCGCGCGCTGCTCAAGGTCAAGGTCGGAACCGGCGACGATGAAAGCCGTATCCGCGCCGTTCGCGCCGCCGCACCCGATGCAACAATCATCCTCGATGCCAATGAAGGCTGGCCGGAAGCGGTGCTGGAACGCCATCTTCATATCGCCGCACAAGCAGGCGTGGCTCTTGTCGAGCAGCCGTTGCCGGCCGGCCGCGACGCTCTGCTCGCCGAAATCCGCCGGCCGCTGCTCGTCTGCGCCGACGAAAGCGTCCACCATACCGGCGATCTCGCAAGCCTTGCCGACCGCTACGACGCCATCAACATCAAGCTCGACAAGACCGGTGGCCTGACGGAGGCGCTGGTGATGAAGGCCGAGGCTGAACGGCTTGGCTTTTCCATCATGATCGGCTGCATGGTCGGCACCTCGCTTGCCATGGCGCCCGCCGTGCTGCTCGCCCAGAATGCCGATTTTGTCGATCTCGACGGCCCGCTGCTGCTTGCCCGCGACCGCGAACCCGGCCTGCGCTATGCCGCTTCCCTGGTCTTTCCGCCCGAAAGCATGCTCTGGGGCTGA